The proteins below come from a single Paroceanicella profunda genomic window:
- a CDS encoding TIGR04076 family protein — MSDDSFELYDLRVEVVAPESAHLYCGATPGDHFELRGEMLHLPPGQGFSIYSLAAVLPLLAAKQRVTHPHDWMSTDAEVACPDPNCPSHLRITRTGIRRFSHAETTAVPLAEKSDT, encoded by the coding sequence ATGAGCGACGACAGTTTCGAGCTCTACGACCTGCGCGTGGAGGTGGTGGCCCCGGAGAGCGCGCATCTCTACTGCGGCGCGACGCCGGGAGACCATTTCGAGCTGCGCGGCGAGATGCTGCACCTGCCGCCGGGGCAGGGCTTTTCCATCTACTCGCTGGCCGCGGTGCTGCCGCTGCTGGCGGCCAAGCAACGCGTGACCCATCCGCACGACTGGATGTCCACGGACGCCGAGGTGGCCTGCCCGGACCCGAACTGCCCCTCGCACCTGCGCATCACCCGCACCGGCATCCGGCGCTTCAGCCATGCCGAGACCACCGCCGTTCCCCTTGCCGAGAAGTCCGACACATGA
- a CDS encoding aldo/keto reductase — protein MTLPDLLPDTRFRLAPGHEISRVIRGGWQLAGGHGAIDGARAVEDMIAFADAGITTFDCADIYTGVEELIGRFRTEYANRRGAEALARIRVHTKMVPDLSRLFSADRAYIAGLIERSLERLGMERLDLVQFHWWDYNAPGWLEIACWLAELRAEGKIRTLGVTNFDTDHLRAMCLAGVPVASAQVQYSVLDARPEKRLTALAAEHGFSLLCYGTVAGGFLSERWLGVAEPAEPLENRSLTKYKLIIEDIGGWELFQDILRVLKSVAQAHGTDIATVASAYMLDLPGVAAVIVGARNRAHLAGNLAVMSLRLSAAERAAIAAVLGRRRPLQGDVYSLERDRHGRHGSIMKYNLNDAPH, from the coding sequence ATGACCCTGCCCGACCTGTTGCCCGACACCCGCTTCCGGCTCGCGCCCGGGCACGAGATCTCCCGCGTCATCCGCGGCGGCTGGCAGCTGGCGGGCGGGCACGGCGCCATCGACGGGGCCCGGGCGGTGGAGGACATGATCGCCTTCGCCGATGCCGGCATCACCACCTTCGACTGCGCGGACATCTACACCGGCGTGGAGGAGCTGATCGGCCGCTTCCGCACCGAATACGCGAACCGCCGCGGCGCGGAGGCGCTGGCGCGCATCCGGGTGCACACCAAGATGGTGCCGGACCTCTCGCGCCTGTTCTCCGCCGACCGGGCCTATATCGCCGGGCTGATCGAGCGCTCGCTGGAGCGGCTGGGCATGGAGCGGCTGGACCTGGTGCAGTTCCACTGGTGGGATTACAACGCCCCGGGCTGGCTGGAGATCGCCTGCTGGCTGGCCGAGCTGCGCGCGGAGGGCAAGATCCGCACCCTCGGCGTGACCAATTTCGACACCGACCACCTGCGCGCCATGTGCCTGGCCGGCGTGCCCGTCGCCTCCGCGCAAGTGCAGTACTCGGTGCTGGACGCGCGGCCGGAGAAGCGCCTCACCGCGCTGGCGGCAGAGCACGGCTTCTCGCTGCTGTGCTACGGCACGGTGGCGGGGGGCTTCCTCTCCGAGCGCTGGCTGGGCGTGGCGGAACCGGCGGAGCCGCTGGAGAACCGCTCGCTCACCAAGTACAAGCTCATCATCGAGGACATCGGCGGCTGGGAGCTGTTCCAGGACATCCTGCGCGTGCTGAAATCCGTGGCGCAGGCGCATGGCACCGACATCGCCACCGTGGCGAGCGCGTACATGCTGGACCTGCCGGGCGTGGCGGCGGTGATCGTGGGGGCGCGCAACCGGGCGCATCTGGCGGGGAACCTCGCGGTGATGTCGCTGCGGCTGAGCGCGGCGGAACGCGCCGCCATCGCCGCCGTGCTGGGCCGGCGCAGGCCGCTGCAGGGCGACGTCTACTCGCTGGAGCGGGACCGCCACGGCCGCCACGGCAGCATCATGAAATACAACCTCAACGACGCGCCGCACTGA
- a CDS encoding DUF4440 domain-containing protein, whose translation MTAAAPFPDCARAEIAARHAFFAEWFTGRAPQADLARALAAFAPDFRRIAPDGGVQDHAALRASLAAARGCRPAGYAIRAEDIALVWNGPKVALLTYLERQEGPGAPGPRRASAVLAPCADAPCGAAWLFVRETWIGEGAAPVAPPLKGAAQAPAETGLTGQSQQGGAAAPSARGCADTPPQWKRERR comes from the coding sequence ATGACCGCGGCCGCGCCCTTCCCGGATTGCGCGCGGGCGGAGATCGCCGCCCGCCATGCCTTCTTCGCGGAATGGTTCACCGGCCGCGCGCCGCAGGCGGATCTCGCCCGGGCCCTCGCCGCCTTCGCGCCGGACTTCCGCCGCATCGCGCCGGATGGCGGGGTGCAGGACCACGCGGCCCTGCGCGCCAGCCTCGCCGCCGCGCGGGGGTGCCGGCCGGCGGGATATGCCATCCGGGCGGAGGACATCGCGCTGGTGTGGAACGGCCCGAAGGTGGCGCTGCTGACATACCTGGAACGGCAGGAGGGGCCGGGCGCGCCGGGCCCGCGCCGTGCCTCCGCGGTTCTCGCACCTTGCGCCGACGCCCCCTGCGGCGCGGCCTGGCTCTTCGTCCGGGAAACCTGGATCGGGGAGGGGGCGGCCCCCGTGGCCCCTCCGCTCAAGGGCGCAGCGCAAGCGCCCGCAGAAACCGGCCTGACCGGACAGTCTCAACAGGGAGGCGCAGCCGCGCCCTCCGCAAGGGGGTGCGCAGACACCCCGCCCCAGTGGAAAAGGGAACGACGATGA
- a CDS encoding ABC transporter substrate-binding protein, with translation MSLTGVSAARACDVTVGLVLELTGPAGQYGQAGAKSVEMAFRDLNEAGGVNGCTLLADTRDSQSQGNVAVDQATQLVNIKKVPVIIGGIISSVSLPILTSVTAPAGVVQVSPASSSPTLTALARQGKTNGLFFRTITSDALQGTAAAKYAMDRGLTKLAIINVNNDFGVNMAQEFAATYKALGGTITSVTPYNEKQASYTAEASAAMAGDPEALYLISYPVDGATIARAWISQGGPQTFLLNDGMNSSDFIEAVGAKYLENAYGTSSGTSPTESTEYFYATYKDFSGGIEPSAPAADRSYDAGAIVGLAIAQAGSADPQAIKAAIPQVVAEGGEPIYAGPEQFAHALDLIKQGKPIRYEGVIGPVTFDANGDITGPFRLWKITGGEIETLGEMSADDVAAIKAEAGVK, from the coding sequence ATGAGCCTCACCGGCGTTTCGGCCGCGCGGGCCTGCGACGTGACCGTGGGCCTCGTGCTCGAGCTCACCGGCCCGGCCGGCCAGTACGGCCAGGCAGGTGCGAAATCCGTGGAGATGGCGTTCCGCGACCTCAACGAGGCCGGCGGCGTGAACGGCTGCACCCTGCTCGCCGACACCCGCGACAGCCAGAGCCAGGGCAACGTGGCCGTGGACCAGGCCACCCAGCTGGTGAACATCAAGAAGGTGCCGGTGATCATCGGCGGCATCATCTCCTCGGTGTCGCTGCCGATCCTCACCTCCGTCACCGCGCCTGCCGGCGTGGTGCAGGTCTCGCCCGCCTCCTCCTCGCCCACGCTCACCGCGCTCGCCCGCCAGGGCAAGACCAACGGGCTGTTCTTCCGCACCATCACCTCCGACGCCCTGCAGGGCACCGCGGCGGCGAAATACGCGATGGACCGCGGCCTCACCAAACTCGCCATCATCAACGTGAACAATGATTTCGGCGTGAACATGGCGCAGGAATTCGCCGCGACCTACAAGGCGCTCGGCGGCACCATCACCTCCGTCACCCCCTATAACGAGAAGCAGGCGAGCTATACCGCCGAGGCCTCCGCCGCCATGGCCGGAGACCCCGAGGCGCTCTACCTCATCTCCTACCCGGTGGACGGTGCGACCATCGCCCGGGCCTGGATCTCGCAGGGCGGGCCGCAGACCTTCCTGCTCAACGACGGCATGAACTCCTCCGATTTCATCGAGGCCGTGGGCGCGAAATACCTCGAGAATGCCTACGGCACCTCCTCGGGCACCAGCCCCACCGAATCCACAGAGTATTTCTACGCGACCTACAAGGATTTCTCCGGCGGCATCGAGCCGAGCGCGCCCGCGGCCGACCGCTCCTACGACGCCGGCGCCATCGTCGGCCTCGCCATCGCGCAGGCCGGCTCCGCCGATCCGCAGGCGATCAAGGCCGCGATTCCGCAGGTTGTCGCCGAGGGCGGAGAGCCGATCTACGCCGGGCCGGAGCAGTTCGCCCATGCGCTCGACCTCATCAAGCAGGGCAAGCCCATCCGCTATGAAGGCGTGATCGGCCCGGTGACCTTCGATGCCAACGGCGACATCACCGGCCCCTTCCGCCTGTGGAAGATCACCGGCGGCGAGATCGAGACCCTGGGCGAGATGTCGGCCGACGACGTGGCCGCCATCAAGGCCGAAGCCGGCGTGAA
- a CDS encoding GntR family transcriptional regulator — MPRRKDLPGDAPPAPGREPLSPVGRRTVQDGVYTELRRSLIQGLFDPGEVLRIVDLSERLGTSTMPVREALARLISEQALEPMANRSVRVPLITRARLEDLARARALIEAEVLGLAMSRIGAQEIDRLRELTDACDAVLAIRDQEVSGEAADLNHAFHFTIYRAAGSEVLLPIIESLWLQSGPYLRVSARHYAPEVDGSATHFHREITEAIAARDAVAARAALRADIGRAFTIMRRHLTEETA; from the coding sequence ATGCCACGCAGGAAGGATCTGCCGGGCGACGCGCCGCCCGCACCGGGGCGGGAGCCGCTCAGCCCGGTGGGGCGGCGCACGGTGCAGGACGGGGTGTACACGGAGCTGCGCCGCTCGCTCATCCAGGGGCTGTTCGACCCCGGCGAGGTGCTGCGCATCGTCGATCTCTCGGAACGGCTGGGCACCTCGACCATGCCGGTGCGCGAGGCGCTGGCGCGGCTGATTTCCGAGCAGGCGCTGGAGCCGATGGCGAACCGCTCGGTGCGCGTGCCGCTCATCACCCGCGCGCGGCTGGAGGACCTGGCCCGCGCCCGCGCGCTGATCGAGGCGGAGGTGCTGGGGCTGGCCATGAGCCGCATCGGCGCGCAGGAGATCGACAGGCTGCGCGAGCTGACGGATGCCTGCGACGCCGTGCTCGCGATCCGGGACCAGGAGGTGTCCGGCGAGGCGGCGGACCTCAACCACGCCTTCCATTTCACCATCTACCGCGCCGCCGGTTCCGAGGTGCTGCTGCCGATCATCGAAAGCCTGTGGCTGCAGTCCGGCCCCTACCTGCGCGTCTCCGCGCGCCACTACGCGCCGGAGGTGGACGGTTCCGCCACGCATTTCCACCGCGAGATCACCGAGGCCATCGCCGCGCGCGACGCCGTGGCCGCCCGCGCGGCGCTGCGCGCGGACATCGGCCGCGCCTTCACCATCATGCGCCGGCATCTCACGGAGGAAACCGCATGA